In the Sandaracinus amylolyticus genome, GCATGCGCACCCTCGCGTTCGGCCCGATGAAGCCGGTCGGGCTCACCGATCCGCGCACCGGGCGCTGGCCCTACGCCGTCGTGCAGCTGCGCGCCGAGGACGTCGACTTCAGCGCGTACAACCTCGTCGGGTTCCAGACGCGCATGAAGCACGCGGATCAGAAGCGCGTGTTCTCGATGATCCCGGGCCTCGAGAACGTCGAGATCGTCCGCTACGGCAGCGTGCACCGGAACACGTTCGTCGACTCGCCGCGCGTGCTCGACGACTCGCTCGCGCTGCGCGCGCTGCCGGGCGTGCACCTCGCCGGTCAGATCAGCGGCGTCGAGGGCTACGTCGAGAGCGCGGCGTGTGGCCTCGTGCTCGGCGTGCTGCTCGCGGGCGGCGCGCTTCCGCCGGAGACGACCGCGCTGGGATCGCTCTATCGCCACCTGCGTCGCGCGCCCGAGGGCAAGCAGTCGTTCCAGCCCTCGAACGTCGTCTTCTCGATGTTCCCGTCGCTCGGCGACGCGGCCGTGATCACGACGCCGACCGGCAAATTCAAGAAGCTCGGCAAGCGCGAGCGCGGCGAAGCGCTCGCGATGCGCGCGCTCGCCGATCTCGATGGCTGGCTCGATCAGGTGGGCGCGCGCGAGGTCCACGCGCGCGTCGCGCCGCGCGAGAGCGTCGCGATCGAAGCGAGCGCCGGATGACGAAGCGCCGCATCCCGATGCCGCCGCGCTGGCTGCTCTTCGTGCTCGGCATTCTTCCCGCGGTCCTCGCGATCGGGATCTTCGCGTTCATCGCGCGCTTCCAGCTCGCGCACGACGAGGCGCGTTGCCCCTTCGAAGAGCGCGAGACGCGCGATGTCGCATCGGGCCTCCGGGTGCGCGAGGACGCGCGCCGCTGTCTCCCCGAGATCGAAGAGCACCGCTGGCTCGTCCTTCGCGACGGGCACGAGCCCCTCGAGCTCGGTCGCTTCCCGCTCGAGGCCGAGCAGATCACGGCGGGGTTCCCCTGGAGCGCGAGCGTCGACGACGGACGCGCGGTGGTGACGGTCACGAACGAAGGGCGCGGTGACCTCGTGTTCCGCGAGCCCGATCTCTCTGCGCCGCACTGATCCGGAGTGCACGTGGAGAAACGTTGCGTCGCACCGGCCGGTGCTGGCGACCGAGCGCCCTCAGACCCACAATCGCGCGGTCGTGCAGGGGCGTTCGGGAAGTGGTTTCTACGATCGGCTGATGACCCGGCTCGGGCTGGGCACGGTCGACTTCGCGATCTCGCAGGATCGTGATCTCACGCAGCGTCGACTCGCGCTCTTCCTCGCGCTGGTCGGTGGGCTCGAGGTCACGCTGTGGGTGCTGCAGGCGAGCGTCCTCGCGGTGTTCGACACGGCGCGCCTCTCGTGGATGCTGCAGCACTACGTCGCGTACCTGCACCTCGTGCTCGGTTGCTCGCTGCTCGGGCTCTCGCGCCTCGTGCGGTCGCGGCCGTGGCGATACGAGTCGCTGCAGCTCTTCGACGCGGGTGTGGTGGTCGGCCTCGGCGTGGTGTTCGGCAGCTTGCCGAGCCTCGGCCAGGCCCAGTGGCGCCCCGAGCTCGCGGGCTTGCTCGCGATCAGCTTCCTGCTCTTCGTGCGCAGCGCGATCGTGCCGAGCGACACCACGCGCACCGGCGTGCTGGGTGTGATCGTCTGCATCCCGATCGTGCTCAGCACGTACCTCGTCCACACCCAGCCCGGTCGACCCGCGGACTGGCCGCCGCCCGCGCTCTTCGTCGCGGGGACGCTCGTGTGGGCGTTCGCCGCGATCAAGGCGAGCAGCGTCGTCTCGCACGTCATCTACGGCCTGCACCGTCAGGTGCGTGAGGCGCTCACGCTCGGGCAGTACACGCTCGAGGAGAAGATCGGCGAGGGCGGGATGGGCGTCGTCTACCGCGCACGCCACGCGCTGATGCGCCGCCCCACCGCGATCAAGCTGCTGCGCGCCGAGCGTGGCCCGCAGGCGATCGCGCGCTTCGAGCGCGAGGTGCAGATGACGAGCCGTCTGACGCACCCCAACACGATCGCGATCTACGACTACGGCCACACGCCGGACGGCATCTTCTATTACGTGATGGAGCACCTCGACGGCTTCGACCTCGAGCACGTCGTGCGCGCCGAGGGCCCGATGCATCCGGGGCGCGTGGTGCACGTGCTGCGTCAGGCCGCGGAAGCGCTCGGCGAAGCGCACGCGCTCGG is a window encoding:
- a CDS encoding serine/threonine-protein kinase; translation: MTRLGLGTVDFAISQDRDLTQRRLALFLALVGGLEVTLWVLQASVLAVFDTARLSWMLQHYVAYLHLVLGCSLLGLSRLVRSRPWRYESLQLFDAGVVVGLGVVFGSLPSLGQAQWRPELAGLLAISFLLFVRSAIVPSDTTRTGVLGVIVCIPIVLSTYLVHTQPGRPADWPPPALFVAGTLVWAFAAIKASSVVSHVIYGLHRQVREALTLGQYTLEEKIGEGGMGVVYRARHALMRRPTAIKLLRAERGPQAIARFEREVQMTSRLTHPNTIAIYDYGHTPDGIFYYVMEHLDGFDLEHVVRAEGPMHPGRVVHVLRQAAEALGEAHALGLIHRDVKPGNLLLCERGGRPDFVKVLDFGLVREIDGGAPAFSQTEALQGTPLYMSPEQIREPHAIDGRSDVYSLGAVAYFLLTGEPVFEGKNVVEVCGHHLHSHPVRPSVRVGRPLPEKLEALVMRCLEKDPAARPSSAAALIELLEACDVPEWTDADARQWWRERAPELRRSSSERHSARPVTLAVDLDKRNAA